The proteins below come from a single Cannabis sativa cultivar Pink pepper isolate KNU-18-1 chromosome 3, ASM2916894v1, whole genome shotgun sequence genomic window:
- the LOC133035415 gene encoding uncharacterized protein LOC133035415 produces the protein MKEGRMIRISNHLRNKYEHITVMLTIVNGNQHDIHDVYNNVNNFKYENFKNIQKLGTIYPHFYIDVPYSKLIMDCFPNYMTVLQFHVRTIPISSRCEKTFMFNPTIFTTKTLSSSSSSSSLRKKKIQFNYYRHSLIEDEFKGCKEIKIFGHDGIIIIHSVVGSLYPGKPPRSKLIDYLKKKMEESSPDHKRINNFLKKLHHQNLYYLKKKVEGSSHELPKFVLQY, from the exons ATGAAAGAAGGAAGAATGATTCGAATATCTAATcatttaaggaataaatatgAACATATTACTGTGATGCTTACTATTGTGAACGGCAACCAACATGATATTCATGATGTTTACAATAATGTTAATAATTTCAagtatgaaaattttaaaaatattcaaaaactTGGAACTATATACCCACATTTTTATATAGATGTACCTTATAGTAAGCTCATTATGGATTGTTTTCCAAATTATATGACGGTGTTACAATTTCATGTGAGAACAATACCGATATCTTCTCGATGTGAAAAAACTTTCATGTTTAATCCTACAATTTTTACAACAAAGACACtatcctcatcatcatcatcatcatcactacgtaaaaaaaaaattcaattcaatTACTATCGTCATTCTTTAATAGAGGACGAGTTCAAAGGTTGTAAGGAAATTAAAATCTTTGGCCATGATGGAATTATTATCATTCATTCTGTTGTAGGATCTTTGTATCCCGGAAAACCACCGCG TTCAAAATTAATAGAttacttgaagaagaagatggaaGAATCATCACCGGATCAcaaaagaataaataattttttgaagaaGTTGCATCATCAAAATTTATattacttgaagaagaaggtagAAGGATCATCACATGAATTACCTAAGTTTGTTTTACAGTATTaa
- the LOC115705452 gene encoding uncharacterized protein LOC115705452, translated as MGKEKNMLIHNKSEYYIQITTSNPYDEIIEEIWPGASKSIYFLTKPVLTFYFGGKYVFSFEEKLKNASQLIVETHNDGKLILKINNNNSNKIGKKNDKNPKKSQNNNKSDVSSWERLRNYMKKVWK; from the exons ATGGGGAAGGAAAAGAATATgttaattcataataaatctGAGTATTATATTCAGATCACAACTTCCAATCCTTATGATGAAATTATTGAAGAGATATGGCCTGGTGCTTCcaaaagtatttattttttaactaaGCCTGTCCTCACTTTTTACTTTGGTGGTAAATATGTATTCtcttttgaagaaaaattaaaaaatgcatCACAATTAATAGTTGAGACTCATAATGATGGAAAGCTCATCCtcaaaatcaacaacaataatagtaataagattgg GAAGAAGAATGACAAGAACCCAAAAAAGAG CCAGAATAATAATAAGAGTGATGTTAGTTCTTGGGAGAGACTAAGAAATTACATGAAGAAAGTTTGGAAATAA
- the LOC133035605 gene encoding OVARIAN TUMOR DOMAIN-containing deubiquitinating enzyme 4-like isoform X1 gives MKMNIEYQGCENMIVCPSISSSAKGAVCLSGYIQTQMGSKMSSMMSRRPSSSRCFCFNPGNSNTKYTHLFVSKNHLSSVSRTSQRNFVSSCFSKETGKLWSLTAKDLVSAEGTRGRNLKISIANHALNMRIVVPKGIKQTMLPKVSCNVGPISWPSGCASAGLICGLLVCYSSSEPLNAESAQGGNYKKDDCDSPHVKLSHGKKVYTDYSVIGIPGDGRCMFRSVAHGACLRAGKPAPNENLQRELADDLRARVADEFIKRREETEWFVEGDFDTYVSQIRKPHVWGGEPELFMASHVLQMPITVYMHDREAGGLITIAEYGQEYGDGNPIRVLYHGFGHYDALQIPSNKGANSRL, from the exons GCTGTGAAAATATGATTGTTTGCCCTTCAATAAGCTCATCTGCGAAAGGTGCTGTGTGCCTGAGTGGGTATATCCAAACACAGATGGGCAGCAAGATGTCTTCTATGATGTCCCGAAGGCCATCTAGTTCACGCTGTTTCTGTTTCAATCCTGGGAATTCAAACACAAAGTATACACATTTGTTTGTCTCCAAGAATCATCTGTCTAGTGTTAGTCGAACATCTCAGAGAAACTTTGTCAGCTCTTGCTTCTCCAAAGAAACAGGCAAATTGTGGTCTTTAACAGCTAAAGATTTGGTTAGTGCTGAGGGGACCCGGGGAAGAAACCTTAAAATTTCAATCgcaaatcatgctttgaacatgAGAATTGTAGTGCCCAAAGGAATCAAACAAACAATGCTTCCCAAAGTCAGTTGTAATGTTGGACCAATTTCTTGGCCATCGGGCTGTGCCTCTGCCGGATTAATTTGTGGGTTATTGGTTTGCTATTCGAGTTCTGAACCCTTGAATGCTGAATCAGCACAAGGAGGCAATTATAAGAAAGATGACTGTGATTCACCACACGTTAAATTGTCACATGGGAAGAAAGTATACACTGACTATTCTGTGATCG GAATACCAGGAGATGGGCGATGCATGTTTCGCTCCGTTGCTCATGGAGCTTGTTTACGAGCTGGGAAACCAGCTCCAAATGAGAATTTGCAAAGAGAATTAGCTGATGATTTAAGGGCCAGA GTTGCTGATGAGTTTATCAAAAGAAGAGAAGAGACAGAATG GTTTGTAGAAGGTGATTTTGATACATATGTCTCACAAATCAGGAAGCCACATGTATGGGGAGGGGAGCCTGAACTATTCATGGCTTCACATGTTCTCCA GATGCCTATCACAGTGTACATGCATGACAGAGAAGCTGGTGGGCTAATCACCATTGCTGAGTATGGCCAAGAATATGGAGATGGAAACCCCATTAGAGTCCTTTATCACGGTTTTGGTCATTACGACGCCCTCCAAATTCCCTCAAACAAAGGTGCTAATTCTAGACTCTAG
- the LOC133035605 gene encoding OVARIAN TUMOR DOMAIN-containing deubiquitinating enzyme 4-like isoform X2 — MIVCPSISSSAKGAVCLSGYIQTQMGSKMSSMMSRRPSSSRCFCFNPGNSNTKYTHLFVSKNHLSSVSRTSQRNFVSSCFSKETGKLWSLTAKDLVSAEGTRGRNLKISIANHALNMRIVVPKGIKQTMLPKVSCNVGPISWPSGCASAGLICGLLVCYSSSEPLNAESAQGGNYKKDDCDSPHVKLSHGKKVYTDYSVIGIPGDGRCMFRSVAHGACLRAGKPAPNENLQRELADDLRARVADEFIKRREETEWFVEGDFDTYVSQIRKPHVWGGEPELFMASHVLQMPITVYMHDREAGGLITIAEYGQEYGDGNPIRVLYHGFGHYDALQIPSNKGANSRL, encoded by the exons ATGATTGTTTGCCCTTCAATAAGCTCATCTGCGAAAGGTGCTGTGTGCCTGAGTGGGTATATCCAAACACAGATGGGCAGCAAGATGTCTTCTATGATGTCCCGAAGGCCATCTAGTTCACGCTGTTTCTGTTTCAATCCTGGGAATTCAAACACAAAGTATACACATTTGTTTGTCTCCAAGAATCATCTGTCTAGTGTTAGTCGAACATCTCAGAGAAACTTTGTCAGCTCTTGCTTCTCCAAAGAAACAGGCAAATTGTGGTCTTTAACAGCTAAAGATTTGGTTAGTGCTGAGGGGACCCGGGGAAGAAACCTTAAAATTTCAATCgcaaatcatgctttgaacatgAGAATTGTAGTGCCCAAAGGAATCAAACAAACAATGCTTCCCAAAGTCAGTTGTAATGTTGGACCAATTTCTTGGCCATCGGGCTGTGCCTCTGCCGGATTAATTTGTGGGTTATTGGTTTGCTATTCGAGTTCTGAACCCTTGAATGCTGAATCAGCACAAGGAGGCAATTATAAGAAAGATGACTGTGATTCACCACACGTTAAATTGTCACATGGGAAGAAAGTATACACTGACTATTCTGTGATCG GAATACCAGGAGATGGGCGATGCATGTTTCGCTCCGTTGCTCATGGAGCTTGTTTACGAGCTGGGAAACCAGCTCCAAATGAGAATTTGCAAAGAGAATTAGCTGATGATTTAAGGGCCAGA GTTGCTGATGAGTTTATCAAAAGAAGAGAAGAGACAGAATG GTTTGTAGAAGGTGATTTTGATACATATGTCTCACAAATCAGGAAGCCACATGTATGGGGAGGGGAGCCTGAACTATTCATGGCTTCACATGTTCTCCA GATGCCTATCACAGTGTACATGCATGACAGAGAAGCTGGTGGGCTAATCACCATTGCTGAGTATGGCCAAGAATATGGAGATGGAAACCCCATTAGAGTCCTTTATCACGGTTTTGGTCATTACGACGCCCTCCAAATTCCCTCAAACAAAGGTGCTAATTCTAGACTCTAG